ttttaactaataattatatcctaattattattattttaataaattatcatttaacatataaaataaataaaagtattaaaaaaagaaaatgaatttgcAGAACGAAGCTGAAGCAGACGGAGGAAAACATGAGACTTCACAAGGAATTACAAGAGCTGAGAGCTCTCAAGACTTCAAATCCACATGCAACTCCCCGCCACCACTCTCAGCATGTGCCCCTCTTGTGAGCACGTGgcctccaccaccaccgccgccgccgccgctccgTTCCGCCCGCCGCTGCCGCGAAGGCAGAGTCTATTATCTCCCAAGGCTATTCCGTTTCCGCTGGCGAGACACATATTTTACCCTTTTCCGCAAGCGGCGGCAGCGGCGCATCCTAATCTGCCGGCGGCATCTTGATTTTTTAGTGATGCAGATTTACTTGTAAATATACAAgggggaaaaaagtaaattaggtcttgttcttgttgttttttttttttttttgtgtttggtgGTTGGTATGAggggttttgttttgattgtttGATGGTGAATGGTGATGAATCTCTGAGCAAATTTTTCAGCTTATCCTATGTTGATTTTGTGGAGGATACAGAAATTATTTGGGACGATGAAAAAAAAGTCATGTGATTgatgttgtttttttaatttctcattatgtttaatattatttattttatatgttaaatgataatttattaaaataattaaagatataattagtgagttaaaaatcataattaagagcttaagttggtcaaaattgggtatatccgttgaccgttataaaattaacggaattgttaacggaggaccaattgtgattcgatttgaaatgtacaggaccaaaaaattcaaaaaataatgtttaggaccaaaatcataaaataggcatatgttcaggaccaattttagcctttactcttaaaacaattacaaaatctatattaaaataaatgaataaataatccTATACTATCAATAAACATATTGTGaatggaagaaaataatgagtcaataaaattagttttatacttaTATGATAGTATGACATGAGTTGATCTATATAGATGAAAATTTTTTGTGGAGGTGTTAAGAGGACAAAAAACAGTTTTTAATGACAAAGAGTAACTAATAACCacattatcaattttgtatcaTGATCCAATATTAGGTGACAGTTAAATCTTGTAAAATGAcatgaatattaaaattataataaagtaaCTTTTCTAACATAATGAGTCTATAAACAAATTACATTTCCCCCCTTTATTcactcaaataaaatgaaatacattTACAAATTCAGTCCTGAGCTCTCTTTGAAAACCATGGCAGGTTGCTAACATAAATCCCAAGCCCAAATACGAAGAGAAGCACCACAATATTCTTAATCCGCTCCCTCGCAGCCTTCAATCTCGCCGCAGGGCTCTCCGCGCTAAGCTTGTTGTAATCCGATTCAACTCTACCAGATCCGCCGCCGCGGCCGCTTCCCGAGCCTTTCTCGCGCTTCTCCGCCTTCCGATCGCCGCCATCCGCCTCACGTCTTTTCTTATCAGATCTCGTTTCTTCTCTGCTCTCAGCCGGTTTTTCGGGAGAATATTTTGGAGCACTACTCTGCTTGATCTCACCACTAGTTTTCGGCGTTTTAATTGGCGTTGGTGGACGTGCTGGCGGTGGAGGCGTATCGATCTTCGCAGCAGGAGCCGGCGGCGTCGGTAGTTTCGCCGCCGGTTTATGCGGTTGCGGAGCTTCTGCAGGTGCGAGTTTCTTCTCCTCTTTGGGCAGCCTCACGTACAGTATTCCTTCCTCGAATTTGGCGGTTATTTTGTTGGTATCGCAGTTTTCGGGGACGGGGAAATCCTTCTGGAAACTGCTCCACCTGTTGTTTGGCAGCGGGCGCTGACCGCTGATTTTCAGGACTCTCGTGGTCTTTAGCTGCACTTTCAGCTGCTCTTTCGTGAATCCTGTGCAATTTTAGGTTGGTGATCTGAAATTTTGcctaaattgaaataaattgatgaatcACACATGACATACCGGGGAGATAGAGGAGGAGAGTGTTGCAATCTTCCTCTTGTATCAAATCGGAAGCCGGCTGAAAGGTACTGGTGTTGATTGCTGCACTTGCATCCATAGCTAGATAGGAGTATATTGcttattgattttgttggaTGAATGAGAATCAATGGAACATATACGCATGTTATATATTAGCATGAAGTAGCGTTGATTGACATTTCTTTGGCGAtagatattcttttattatcgtgtttgtttttcttctgtCAAGATTTgtgtttattcatttcataCGCTCTATCTACCTTGGTGCAGAGGGAAAGAACAGAGGTTGCTTTTGTTTGGAACTACCCCACCCACACCCTCCACCTCCACGGTTTCGATTTCTCTTTTCTCCTTTGTACTCCGTCATCAACCATATGCTAGCTCACTTACTGAACCGAGTTATTACAAGGTAGtagaaaaaattgtcaaagaagtagtttgaactttgaaatgAATTGATGTTTTTAgactaaatattgtatatacttatatttaataatataattcataGTAATAtgttagtagtagtatttttttgaaGGTGGAACTTGGTTGTTACTTAACTTATGTatgttcaatttaattttaccatataaacatttttaaagTAAATCATGATCGAATGAAATACTATACTACAAGACGAGGGCCATATTCCTAATTTTAGTTCGAATATTTACATTTCCTCTCCacttaggaaaaaaaatatataaaataaaataggacaTGCTTCCTTTGAAACATAGGTACATCCATACATTGTAACTTTGTAATTAGAGATAACTTAAATACTAGTACACATTTTCAAGTTGAGCGTGAAAGCTATCTTTCATGTTTAggaaaatactactccctccgtccgcgaataggagtcccggttggccattttcatccgtccgccattaggaattccggttagacattttatcttgggagtataaaaaatgaccccacttttcccttaatttaaaagctgtaattaattttaatccactttgattgcaaataataatataaatagatcccacattccactatcacacacttaaattattacactcaaactttttttaaaacccgcacccaactcaactgggactcctattcgtggacggagggagtatcttttaaAAGTAAACTGATTAGTTTTGATgttaaattgagaaatatttacaaacaatttgcaaaataaattggaaGGTCCATGTTGAATTCAAGCTTTCAAGCTAATCTTGGCATTCGTGGATGATGATGTTAGAGTTTACAGaggatcaaatttttgtttctcataaaaatttaCATCTAAATAGGATAATCAGTTTCTTTACATTCATCACGACTCATGAGTATCCTAATTGAGCATCCATGCAGCAAAAAGATAATCTCAACTTGAACAAAATTGATTAAGAGTCACAGAAGACTCAGAAGAACTGGAGAACTCCCGTTATGGTGGTGGGTGGATTGATCTCGACACGAGTTGCCTTTCCTTGTGCAAGCAACTGAGGCAACGCATTCGCTTCTTTTGCCTTAACACCTTCAGCAGTCCATAAAGTCACATGTGGCCATTCGTTTTTCGAATCTATTTTCTCTCCATCAACTACTCCAGGATCAGCTTCCAATGCTGCCAACGTGTCGCTGAATAGTAATGAGCTGACAGCAACAGGAACGTTTTGGTTGAGATGCGGGGCAAAACTGGCTAAAGCAGTTACACCATGGCTTCTCTTATGAGCCAGAGTTAAATGGGCGTTTTTGAGGCTGCTCTTCAAATCCTTGTCCTTGAGGAAACCTTCGACTCTCGGATCCTTCATACGTAACTGTCAAATGAtaacaattgatcacttgTCTGCAATCCTTCGAAGCTAGTTCCAGATGATAAACTAGAAAGCACAAATTTATACAGTCCTCAAAAATAACACTGCTAGCATTATAGGAGTACCACTTACGTTATGAATGAGATCGATGATTTCTGAAATAGGAAGAGTGACAGCAGCAAAGACAATGGCGCCAAGGTTCCGTTTTTCAGTACTAGGTGGGCTATAATCTGCCTTCGCGATTGCTTGAAGCTGCTCGATAACTTTTTCAACAGCGACGCCAAATGGGACCTATGAATAAGAGTACATGATTTAGTAAAAGCACCAATGAAAAAGAGATTTCTGCTTTTCAAAGAGAGTGATAACACTGACCTGAATAGAATTGAGATAATCAGCATTTGTGGACAAAGTATCACGTAACTGCTTCTCCCATTTGGTCCACTCCTTTGCATATTGGCCTTTTGTGGATTCCAATCTAGCGGATCAGaagcattaaaaaattaaatcgaCGACAGTCAACATGCGGGATGAGGCTAACTAAATTGCAGATACGAGAGGTGAATAGGTGATGCACCAGGACAATTCAACAGAGCCAACAAGAAGCGACATACAGCTTAAAGATGTACAGAGATGGAACTGGGACCTTACTTTCCATGTTGTCGGCAATGAAGCTTATATAAACTTAATCCTTCCTCCAAGATAGATCTCACACTTTCGGGTAGAGGAGGTCTTTTTCACATGcaaatttgtataaaaaatactgTGAGTCCTAAGCAaatgtgtgcgtgtgtgtgtgagagagagagagagggagggagggagagagagagactgaTGATCAAGGAGGAAGATAGAGCAGACAAATGATTTAAACCAATCGATATTACCTAAATAGTTAAGAGTTTGTCAGTTAGTCATATACTATATGAAACACTGACCTTTTGGGTTCCAATAAAGGCATCTTCACAATAGAGCCAAAGCGTTCTATTAGCTCTGTTTCAAACTCCTTACGATCCTGAAGATTGTAGAAAATAGCACCATCAATGATTCTTTTATGCAATAGTTTTGCTAGATTAGACTGAAACAACTCTACCTTGCCCTCATAGAGATTGTAGAACATCAACAGCACATAACCAACATTTGGAGATGAATTGTCAAGATTTCCCTAGAGGACGCAAATGACTATAAATTATCAAGTGTAACTTTTCCAAGAAGGAAGAATTGGGCTACCTAACATGAAAACAGCTAATATCATTATTACCGGATGATTAGCACGGTGAAGCACTCGAAATATAAAAACAGCAAGAGCATCAAGCGAGAACGGATTTGATTCAGTCCCTGCACAGTTTCAGGGGACCAAATAGATGCACAAACCGATAAGCAGAAATATGAAAGAAAGGATAAactatagaaaaataattagaaccccttaagaaacaaaaataatcaaagttTTAGTTGTGATGAAGTGTATGAACTATCAGCCCATCAACCAATCAGCTCTCGTACGAGCAGAAGATCGTGGCATTTCAAACACTATACAGTTCACAAATTTGAGTTCCCATGTTGTTATAAGCTCCGGCGTTTAGTTTACACTTTACGGCATATAATTGAACTAGACAACACATGAATGCTTGCAGGTCAGTAGACTCATAGTTTTTTGATAATGACCAGATAGTCTTTATCAGAGTGAAAATTGTAAAGAATAGAGCATTGAAGAAAGAAGCATTGTTTTCACAAGGACAGAAGCAagttcaaatatataaaacagaAGCAACATTTTCACAAGAACAATAAGGTTCCTAAATTGCTGATAAGAATCCATGAAAGAAATTGACCTTCTGAGTCGGGTATGACTGGAACACCAGATGCCCCTGTGCTGCGACACATGTCCTCAATctgtaaaaaaatgaataacatACAAACTAAGTTAAAActcaacaaaatacaaaattttaccTGCCATCAACTAGTCCCCCTACCCCAAAAGCAggaatgaagaagaagaagaagaagaatgagaaaaggggggggggggagttTCTTTTATAGGAGAGGTCAACCATACTGATAAGAAAGTGCATGAAAAGGCTCAATGTCATATCTTCCCACGACAGAGAAAAAACTGTGTCCGTATTTTTGAAATCACGTATACTGTTTTTTTTGCTTACTATGTGGTGATGACAGTTGACGGTGCATTACTATAACATTGTGAAGTGCTCAAATAACTAGCAGttccttttatatttatatgataaatGCCATCTTAAAAACTTAACAACAGTAGAAACATGCTGCTGGATGAAATAGAAAAGCTGGgatggaaagaaaaagtatgACCTTTCTCCAAACTTCTTCATTGGGAGCATTTTTGTCAGCAAGCATAATAGAGTATGGTTTCTTGCGGTACTCTTGATCAACCTTCACCCAGTATCTCGCTAATTATGTCACAACTGGTTAATCGTGATATAGGTAAACAACATGATACTCTAGAATCAAAGTAACAATACCATGTAGAGCCCTCACCTGAGAGGCCTAACCTAAGGAACAATATGGCCACATAATTTGCATCAGGCAACACACACAATACCCATTTCCTTAGCATTGTGTCAGGGTTGTGCAAGTAACATGGCATTTATAGCactccaaataaaaatttctagTTATGATCGAACACATTCATTTTATATCATCCGAAAACTGGTTACTGTAAGTTATTGCACAGTTCAAATGAGATTGAGCTATCCTATGTACCTTTGATAAGATCACCCATCAAACTTTTAACTGGacgatcatcaccaagccttCCAGGAGAACTCATTATTTCTTTACAGAGTGCCGATTTAGCACAACCAGGGATTCCTACATAGGAAATTGACAGTGCActtcagaaaataaaatattaggaaCTAGTATAACATGACAGATATAAGGTAGGAGATCCTTTACCATATAAGCACTGTGCAAATAtgcatgcacacacacacagagaaATCAATGGAAATGCATTATGCTCaacctttttatttgtgaaattcCTTGAATTAGCAAACCCGATGCACAATGTTGTAGAACAGTTTAGAAATTTAAGATTGGGGCTGAATTTGCATTACACTGGAATAACATATTATACCATATAGAGTTCCGAGGACAAGAACCTTACTTTTGGAAAAATCCTTATGAATCAACATGATCTTCTGTTTtgaactaatattttaaattcagcTACAGTTGTGTGGGCATGGATATTGTTTCATGATATAACAAGCAGTATGTCATGCATTAGCccttttataatatatagtgaTACGAACCTccataaaactaaatataattactaCCTGGAAAGAAAACAATAAGTCCATGATCCTTAGCAACGGTTTCCTTAACCATGGGAGATGGACTTGAAGGTGTCATATCTCGCTCTGGTTCAAGGTCACCCTCCTCATCTTGACCTCCCCCAGTCATGGCCATGAAATCTTCAACTCTAACAAAACTACCAGCAGAACCAATTAAAGCTTGATTTTCGGAACTGCGCTTTGCATATTGCTCAAGGAATGGCTCTGCTTCACTAAGATATGTGGATGAGGGCAGTTGTTTGTGTCCACATTTTCTGCGAATATACACAGCCCTTAACAGGggcaaaaaaatgaatcagaTACTGGATTACAGGTTTGAAAGAATGTAGATAGATACCATTCATCCAGCATCTTGCTGAGCTGCCTTTGCTTTGCAGGTGAAGTATTCCATATCTTCATTTGCCTAGGTTGACCAAACATTAGTTACAGACACAACAGAAAATaacactatttttattattagaaCTCAGGTGTGCCaatatatttgtttagaggACCTTGATATCTTTGGACCTTTAAAGTATAATGATTTTCAGGAAAATCTTATAAACAAAGGAAGCcagtaaaaatcaaatcataagAGGCATTATGTCCTAGGAATTACTTCCATTGACATTAATATGGACTGCAGAAGATACAAGACTGTCATATCCCAATAAAGTAGTCCTTTCTTGGCCCTTGTCAAGTTTCCCAAGATTTAATAGGTTAGCAGTTGAAAAGTAAAACTTAAACTgaccaaaattcaaaaatggaacTTGTAAAACTAATTTACTCCACAAAATCATGAGGAATCTTCAAAACAACTTTATGAAAACAAGAACCAGCATGAACTCAATACAAGGGCCAAAGTTCTTTCAGAACATTACTCTGGAGCAAATGGCTATTCATACAATACGTTCAGTGATGAAGAGGTACAGACAAGCCATTCCGAAAACATACCTCATGTAGTAGGTTTTGTACGCAGTTTCACCTTGCTTAAAGAGAACAGACAAGCCATTCCGAATTAAAAAGGTCCGTATCTGTAtgttggaaaaagaaaataaattcatcCATTACTTGCTGTATCAACATAACATAGAGCAATGGACCCTGATATCATCTGGCACATAATAAGAGCATGCGCAACAATAGAAGTAATAATCAACAATCCTTAATAGCACCaagttttctttaataaaCGAACAAAACACTTTTATTAGATAAAAGAAAGTCAAAACTAAACAAACAGCTATAAAGCAGTCAATCTTCAATATCCAAGTGCCTACATTTGTCATGCTTTTGAGTCCATAAACCAGCCTaaacttaattttatcatatcaCTGCATTAGATGTACTTCATTGACATTGAAAATCACATATTTCTATACTTGTATCCACAGCAAAGGAGCCActgtaaataaaaatctaaaatatcagtagaaaaaatcaacaaatgaAGAATAATGAGCAGTCCTCCAAAAATATCAAGCATTAACTGCAGTTAAgcaattgaataaaatttaaacctGATAACTTAACTTAAGGACGCTGAGGTAATTTAGGTTTAATGCTCAAAGGTTTTTCTCagaatttgtataaaaaatatatgccCAAGGGCAGGGTAAAGTGCCTAATTGGCCATTAGCAACATCCAAGTAAGCCCACAGTGattataactaataaattactatGAATAAAGATGACAGAGATAAATTTAGACATAGTTTCAAGCTACTGAAGACAATTAGGTGAAATCTTTTCTAACAACCTAAAATTATCTGAGTGATTTGACGAATGCAAACATCCCAAACCTTATATGTAAGGAACTTCAACTTGATCATCAGGTTTGCATCTTCATCTGCTAAATCATCTTTTGCTGATTCGCCATTTAATTCACTCCCGGAACTAGCTTTTTTGGGGAACTCTACGGATCTTCCCTCATTAACCTTGAATAAGTTCAGGTCGACAAAAAAACCTGGAAAcgtaacaaataataaaataatttctggAATTGTCAGCATCAGCAaccattacataaaataaaagatgaatCACTTACATTGAGCAAGGAATATCAAAGGGAAGaacatagaaaataaagatagAGATAGTTCTCTCTGAAGCATGCAACACTAGTTTGGCTAACAGACGCCACGTCTATGTTTCATGAGATAAGCAATGCTCACTCGACTTTAAAGATACAATTTCAGGTTCAGGACCAATAAGCgaataaaaacaaagataaatgctgaaatttaaaatgaactaTATACCTCGATATAATGGCCACAAACCAGGATTGATCCTGCAGTTAGACATATTTgttcataaataaaaacagaCTACTGGAAGATTTATATGCAATGCATAACACCTAGAGTAGTTATATAGGAATGAGTAGAACAAGAAGCAAAATTGATTTGCAGCTTATGTATAGCATCATTAGATTTACAGACTTCATCAAACCTCATCTCTTTCTGGTACTTTCTGAAAGCTGAATCACTATGGACATGGATAACCATCTTAAAATGAAGACTGTCCTTTGTGGTTGAATCTGCTTTATGAAAGTTATGGTAAAACTTAAAGGCGGCAGGGTAGCGTTTTTCTCTCATCAGACGAACAATTTCCTGAAGCAAAGGTGAAAAGAGTTGTCAACATTgaactaataataatactatcaGGATAGTAGAGCATCAACATGATTAACAGATAACAAGGAAGAGTCAATAAACTAACTCCCGATCCACCTGTCCATGAAAGATAATAGAACACTTATTTGTCAAATTTCACCATTTCTCCCTCAAATTTCACCATTTCTCCCAGTTTGCAAAGTCAATAATTAGTTGTAAGAGAAACCTGTAATTTGGTAGTAGAAAAATCTGCTGGACGGGTTTGCAGAAACTTTGACAGCACAGATCGATCTGCATTTCTTGATTGACTATCGGAAGCATCAGTTCCAAACCAGTCCATATAGTTTGGGCAGAAAGATGTACCAACACTCTTAAGAAGCGCCATTATTTGCTGCAGAACCAAAtaacataaagaaaattaaccTTCCAAGTACACTACAAAGACAGTTTAGCAAAATTAAGcatattgaattattgataGAAGAAATATCAGATAACCTGCTTTTCATTGGTTCTGTTCGCAGCACATATTTCACGCAGGCTGGATCCTAGGTCACCTGTGCAATTTTTGGACAGAAGAGCATgcatcaacacaaaatcaagTTCAAGTTGTGCACAATACATGACTACATGTAGCAGAAAGACACGGAATGAACAACGTACATCAGCCATAGAATTTGGAATTAGCAGCAAGAATTTTCCCccattgcaaaataaatgaaataagaaatttacAAGAGGCTATTATTTTGTCATGTAACTATGAACCCTCAACCCTGGAAACAGTTCTTGCCCAAAGCCACCTTCAAAAAGATTTAACTTGTTTATTCAATTGTCCatgtaaaatgtaaattagCAAATGCATACATTGATAGTACCATGGAGAAACAAAACGAGAAAATAAGTTTGAGACTAGATGTAcaacttttcaaattatatgcATAGTACTGTAGTCTATGGGCCATGATATTTCCTGGCTGTTAAATATGTCCTGAATATAGATAATTCGAACACATCATAGGTTCTTGTTACTACAATTTTTTAGGATTAATAGCTTTGACAGTAAACCCAGAAAGCCAGCATATAAAAGGATGGTGATATGGCATGAAAgaagattttaatttggataaatacaGATTACCTCCTTCTATTGGTGGTGGAGGATGGTCTCTCAAAACCTGCTTCATATGTTCTGAGCTACCCTGGCTTACTATCCGAGCCACTAGACCTTCCAAGATCTCACCCTGCACCATTATATGATCTTTTGATCCTGCAGGTAAGAGAAAAGAATAACGATCAgcatttataatactaatctAAGTATAGTTTTACTAATGTGAACATCAAGGATGGGATTGGCAGCATGCAAGAAgctcaacaaacaaaataaactcaTACAACTTGAAACATCAAGACATCGTCAGCCTCATTTCTTCATCAAGTTACGGCTATCAGATTCCAAAATCACACAATCCTGAACAATACACATGCCATATGGAAAGAAGCTATCGGCATGCATGACTTACATTTAAAATAGTGgcatagtaaataaataagtatttttcGAATAACCTATAACACAATGGAGGCACAGGGAGTTGGAGCGAAAATCACGCAAGAAAAGAAGCACAACAGAATTACGAGGAGGCATAATGAGAGGGAGGGAGTACAGAGAAGGGGACGAGGTAAAGGAAGAGGCCTgactatataattatagtttttaACTTTGTATGGCAAAGCAAGAATAAAACCACAATTATCCGTTAGCAACTAATATCAAAGCAtgacaaatgacaaaattgtAACAAACATTTAGTGAGTTGCATTCTCAATCTAGATCCAACTTTACCAGGTATTGATATATCAGCAACTTCATCAAGTGTTTTGCATACAGTCGTGGCAGTTCCTTCCTCACTGAGGGCATCATAAGCCGCAAAAAATGACATTACAGATTTCCTGAGATAGAGAGATAGTATACAAATAAATGCCTTAAAAGAGGTTTCTGATGTTTATTTTAAACTTTGACCAACTTAAAAGGCCAGAGACCTGAACCATAAAGTATCTTTCTTCATCACC
The genomic region above belongs to Salvia hispanica cultivar TCC Black 2014 chromosome 3, UniMelb_Shisp_WGS_1.0, whole genome shotgun sequence and contains:
- the LOC125215165 gene encoding inactive protein RESTRICTED TEV MOVEMENT 2-like; the protein is MDASAAINTSTFQPASDLIQEEDCNTLLLYLPGFTKEQLKVQLKTTRVLKISGQRPLPNNRWSSFQKDFPVPENCDTNKITAKFEEGILYVRLPKEEKKLAPAEAPQPHKPAAKLPTPPAPAAKIDTPPPPARPPTPIKTPKTSGEIKQSSAPKYSPEKPAESREETRSDKKRREADGGDRKAEKREKGSGSGRGGGSGRVESDYNKLSAESPAARLKAARERIKNIVVLLFVFGLGIYVSNLPWFSKRAQD
- the LOC125215164 gene encoding tRNA ligase 1 isoform X1, producing MSVSQRFFGALSNTLHSRSPFSYRISIPFRSFSPTLSRSSFPPLTMPRKQRQGASKEHRWVEKSKVNELSASLSASSLSASGSSSNTGKKAATDMVAEEPVMPLVIPQFGSIGRVMDHVPACSQKSASKPKAYGTISGSTTVGPSSAPADQMTVPDHGNQTESSGAPAAVSSKLFSEKLLESFTTDSLTYSRAQVRATFYPKFENEKSDQEVRTRMIEMVSKGLATMEVSLKHSGSLFMYAGHEGGAYAKNSYGNIYTAVGVFVLGRMFREAWGSQASKKQAEFNEFLERNRMCVSMELVTAVLGDHGQRPHEDYVVVTAVTELGNGKPKFYSTPALIAFCRNWRLPTNHVWLFSTRKSVMSFFAAYDALSEEGTATTVCKTLDEVADISIPGSKDHIMVQGEILEGLVARIVSQGSSEHMKQVLRDHPPPPIEGGDLGSSLREICAANRTNEKQQIMALLKSVGTSFCPNYMDWFGTDASDSQSRNADRSVLSKFLQTRPADFSTTKLQEIVRLMREKRYPAAFKFYHNFHKADSTTKDSLHFKMVIHVHSDSAFRKYQKEMRINPGLWPLYRGFFVDLNLFKVNEGRSVEFPKKASSGSELNGESAKDDLADEDANLMIKLKFLTYKIRTFLIRNGLSVLFKQGETAYKTYYMRQMKIWNTSPAKQRQLSKMLDEWAVYIRRKCGHKQLPSSTYLSEAEPFLEQYAKRSSENQALIGSAGSFVRVEDFMAMTGGGQDEEGDLEPERDMTPSSPSPMVKETVAKDHGLIVFFPGIPGCAKSALCKEIMSSPGRLGDDRPVKSLMGDLIKARYWVKVDQEYRKKPYSIMLADKNAPNEEVWRKIEDMCRSTGASGVPVIPDSEGTESNPFSLDALAVFIFRVLHRANHPGNLDNSSPNVGYVLLMFYNLYEGKDRKEFETELIERFGSIVKMPLLEPKRPPLPESVRSILEEGLSLYKLHCRQHGKLESTKGQYAKEWTKWEKQLRDTLSTNADYLNSIQVPFGVAVEKVIEQLQAIAKADYSPPSTEKRNLGAIVFAAVTLPISEIIDLIHNLRMKDPRVEGFLKDKDLKSSLKNAHLTLAHKRSHGVTALASFAPHLNQNVPVAVSSLLFSDTLAALEADPGVVDGEKIDSKNEWPHVTLWTAEGVKAKEANALPQLLAQGKATRVEINPPTTITGVLQFF
- the LOC125215164 gene encoding tRNA ligase 1 isoform X2, producing the protein MSVSQRFFGALSNTLHSRSPFSYRISIPFRSFSPTLSRSSFPPLTMPRKQGASKEHRWVEKSKVNELSASLSASSLSASGSSSNTGKKAATDMVAEEPVMPLVIPQFGSIGRVMDHVPACSQKSASKPKAYGTISGSTTVGPSSAPADQMTVPDHGNQTESSGAPAAVSSKLFSEKLLESFTTDSLTYSRAQVRATFYPKFENEKSDQEVRTRMIEMVSKGLATMEVSLKHSGSLFMYAGHEGGAYAKNSYGNIYTAVGVFVLGRMFREAWGSQASKKQAEFNEFLERNRMCVSMELVTAVLGDHGQRPHEDYVVVTAVTELGNGKPKFYSTPALIAFCRNWRLPTNHVWLFSTRKSVMSFFAAYDALSEEGTATTVCKTLDEVADISIPGSKDHIMVQGEILEGLVARIVSQGSSEHMKQVLRDHPPPPIEGGDLGSSLREICAANRTNEKQQIMALLKSVGTSFCPNYMDWFGTDASDSQSRNADRSVLSKFLQTRPADFSTTKLQEIVRLMREKRYPAAFKFYHNFHKADSTTKDSLHFKMVIHVHSDSAFRKYQKEMRINPGLWPLYRGFFVDLNLFKVNEGRSVEFPKKASSGSELNGESAKDDLADEDANLMIKLKFLTYKIRTFLIRNGLSVLFKQGETAYKTYYMRQMKIWNTSPAKQRQLSKMLDEWAVYIRRKCGHKQLPSSTYLSEAEPFLEQYAKRSSENQALIGSAGSFVRVEDFMAMTGGGQDEEGDLEPERDMTPSSPSPMVKETVAKDHGLIVFFPGIPGCAKSALCKEIMSSPGRLGDDRPVKSLMGDLIKARYWVKVDQEYRKKPYSIMLADKNAPNEEVWRKIEDMCRSTGASGVPVIPDSEGTESNPFSLDALAVFIFRVLHRANHPGNLDNSSPNVGYVLLMFYNLYEGKDRKEFETELIERFGSIVKMPLLEPKRPPLPESVRSILEEGLSLYKLHCRQHGKLESTKGQYAKEWTKWEKQLRDTLSTNADYLNSIQVPFGVAVEKVIEQLQAIAKADYSPPSTEKRNLGAIVFAAVTLPISEIIDLIHNLRMKDPRVEGFLKDKDLKSSLKNAHLTLAHKRSHGVTALASFAPHLNQNVPVAVSSLLFSDTLAALEADPGVVDGEKIDSKNEWPHVTLWTAEGVKAKEANALPQLLAQGKATRVEINPPTTITGVLQFF